A stretch of the Acyrthosiphon pisum isolate AL4f chromosome A2, pea_aphid_22Mar2018_4r6ur, whole genome shotgun sequence genome encodes the following:
- the LOC100571138 gene encoding cyclic AMP-dependent transcription factor ATF-6 alpha, with protein sequence MIRNREAASLSRKKKKEYVTSLEEKITILEKENLELKIENSALKERLKIFDKLSSITDRPIIKKAKKATAILSVVLMISLNIVPSGLFNTRQFDKSEMQMNLGENYKTKNIDNINFHSRNLLWASYFEDTNSSLNATEHLMCPTFINVSESKRIDSELRKWIEPKNLKLLNDNLSMVYVEPPIISTSIEHSKHNEYTGGNKDKKIAKLQKRNFKKRKQVPSNNEFIEIFGQLKLDSKESLFDSIERQDDTFYVVSFSGDHLLLPASHNASNTTLRPKMSLVFPTLSSNGSDFVTMIQIDCAVTDTKTLHIRDTHLRHHNDFKNNISSNLKQHQDHRNDIPHKPYFVRQSYSGSMFSKMNHELPSY encoded by the exons ATGATACGAAATCGAGAAGCAGCAAGTTTATCtcgtaaaaagaaaaaagaatatGTAACATcattagaagaaaaaataactatattggaaaaagaaaatttggaattgaaaatt GAAAATTCCGCATTGAAGGAAAGGCTCAaaatttttgacaaattatCTTCAATAACAGACAGACCTATTATCAAAAAAGCCAAAAAAGCTACAGCTATATTATCAGTAGTTTTAATGATTTCTTTAAATATCGTTCCTTCAGG GCTTTTCAATACAAGACAATTTGACAAATCAGAAATGCAAATGAATCTTGGAGAAAATTACAAAACcaaaaatatcgataatataaACTTTCATAGCAGAAATCTATTATGGGCCAGTTATTTTGAAGACACCAATTCATCATTGAATGCTACTGAACATTTGATGTGTccaacatttataaatgtatctgAATCAAAAAG aattgATAGTGAACTTCGAAAATGGATTGAACCAAAGAATTTAAAGTTACTGAATGATAACTTATCAATGGTTTATGTTGAACCTCCAATTATAAGTACTTCTATTGAACATTCCAAACATAATGAATACACCGGAGGAAACAAAgacaaaaaaattgcaaaattgcaaaaaaggaattttaa AAAAAGAAAGCAAGTTCCATCCAACAATGAGTTCATAGAAATATTTGGTCAGTTGAAGTTAGATAGTAAAGAAAGCTTATTTGATTCCATTGAAAGACAAGATGATACTTTTTATGTTGTATCTTTTTCTGGTGATCATTTACTATTACCAGCGAGCCATAATGCTTCTAATACTACCCTTCGGCCAAAGATGTCACTTGTTTTTCCAACTTTATCATCAAACG gATCAGATTTTGTCACTATGATTCAAATTGACTGTGCAGTAACTGATACAAAAACATTACATATTCGAGACACTCACTTAAGACatcataatgattttaaaaataatatttcatcaaaCTTAAAACAGCACCAag acCATAGAAACGATATACCTCACAAGCCCTATTTTGTACGACAAAGTTACTCTGGTTCAATGTTTAGCAAAATGAATCATGAACTTCCAAGTTActaa